In a genomic window of Bradyrhizobium sp. LLZ17:
- a CDS encoding DUF1236 domain-containing protein codes for MLNRFMISVAALALVAGTGLANAQGTMKNESGGAGAQPMQHSQSSGGATERGSMGKESSHEKGTVGQAGGSSSMKSGTSAEDKSSGASKDERSGREMNKNAAEEKSGATKGQRSDERAQGQQDKSKSMSQDTSKSGKDQKDMKAEGTKSGASSTNNAENMKGTERTNQNAQGQTGTSTNRNAQGQSSTNTTVGQAAAGAKLSTEQRTQITSVIRDEHVAPVNNVNFAISVGTRVPREGIELHPLPSRVATIYPEWRSYRYVLVHQQIVIVDPNTYEIVAVLDV; via the coding sequence ATGTTGAACCGCTTTATGATTTCGGTTGCCGCACTCGCGCTCGTCGCAGGCACCGGTCTGGCGAACGCACAGGGCACGATGAAGAATGAGAGCGGCGGCGCCGGCGCACAGCCGATGCAGCACTCGCAGTCCTCCGGCGGCGCCACCGAGCGCGGCTCGATGGGCAAGGAATCGAGCCATGAGAAGGGCACGGTCGGCCAGGCCGGCGGCTCCAGCAGCATGAAGTCCGGCACGTCCGCCGAGGACAAATCCTCCGGCGCGTCCAAGGACGAGCGCTCCGGCCGCGAGATGAACAAGAACGCGGCTGAGGAGAAGTCCGGCGCGACCAAGGGCCAGCGCTCCGACGAACGCGCGCAGGGTCAGCAGGACAAGTCCAAGAGCATGAGCCAGGACACCAGCAAGTCCGGCAAGGACCAGAAGGACATGAAGGCTGAGGGCACCAAGAGCGGCGCCAGCAGCACCAACAATGCCGAGAACATGAAGGGCACCGAGCGCACCAACCAGAACGCTCAGGGCCAGACCGGCACCAGCACCAACCGGAATGCTCAGGGTCAGAGCAGCACCAACACCACGGTCGGCCAGGCCGCCGCCGGCGCCAAGCTCTCGACCGAGCAGCGGACCCAGATCACGTCCGTGATCCGCGACGAGCACGTGGCTCCCGTGAACAACGTCAACTTCGCGATTTCGGTCGGCACCCGCGTTCCGCGCGAAGGCATCGAGCTTCACCCGCTGCCGTCCCGTGTCGCCACGATTTATCCGGAGTGGCGGAGCTACAGGTACGTGCTGGTGCACCAGCAGATCGTGATCGTTGACCCCAATACCTACGAGATCGTCGCCGTACTCGACGTGTAA
- the aroQ gene encoding type II 3-dehydroquinate dehydratase gives MAEPATDTILVLNGPNLNMLGTREPEKYGHDTLADVETLCRATAAQFGLKADCRQSNREGELIDFIHEAHARKMKGIIINAGGYSHTSIALHDALLAVQIPTVEVHVTNIHARESFRHHSYTARAAFASLCGFGIEGYRLAIQGLAAKLGIKPKA, from the coding sequence ATGGCCGAACCTGCAACCGATACGATCCTCGTCCTGAACGGGCCGAACCTCAACATGCTGGGGACGCGCGAGCCCGAGAAGTACGGTCATGACACGCTGGCCGACGTCGAGACGCTGTGCCGGGCGACGGCGGCGCAGTTCGGTCTCAAGGCCGACTGCCGGCAGTCCAACCGCGAGGGCGAGCTGATCGACTTCATCCACGAGGCGCATGCGCGCAAGATGAAGGGCATCATCATCAATGCCGGCGGCTATTCGCACACGTCGATCGCGTTGCACGACGCGCTGCTCGCGGTGCAGATTCCGACAGTCGAAGTGCATGTGACCAACATCCACGCCCGCGAGAGCTTTCGCCACCACTCCTACACCGCGCGCGCGGCCTTCGCCTCGCTCTGCGGTTTCGGCATCGAGGGCTACCGCCTCGCCATCCAGGGCCTTGCCGCCAAGCTCGGCATCAAGCCCAAAGCCTGA
- the accB gene encoding acetyl-CoA carboxylase biotin carboxyl carrier protein, which yields MARQPDDKAAAKFSSEDSALVRELALLLDETSLTEIEIERAGLRLRVARNISVAATMPAPVAHAAPVAVAAAATAPAAADMSKHPGAVTSPMVGTAYWAPEPGAKPFIEIGSKVSVGQNLLIIEAMKTMNQIPSPRAGTVTQILVEDGQPVEFGEPLVIIE from the coding sequence ATGGCGCGCCAGCCAGACGATAAAGCAGCCGCAAAGTTTTCCAGCGAGGATTCCGCACTCGTCCGCGAGCTTGCGTTGCTGCTCGATGAGACCAGCCTCACCGAGATCGAGATCGAACGGGCCGGCCTGCGCCTGCGCGTCGCGCGCAACATCAGCGTTGCCGCGACCATGCCCGCTCCGGTCGCGCATGCCGCCCCTGTGGCGGTCGCCGCGGCGGCGACCGCACCCGCGGCTGCGGACATGTCGAAACATCCGGGCGCCGTGACCTCGCCGATGGTGGGTACCGCCTATTGGGCGCCGGAGCCAGGCGCCAAGCCCTTCATCGAGATCGGCAGCAAAGTCTCGGTCGGCCAGAACCTGCTGATCATCGAAGCCATGAAGACCATGAACCAGATCCCCTCGCCGCGGGCCGGCACGGTGACGCAGATCCTGGTCGAGGACGGCCAGCCGGTCGAGTTCGGCGAACCGCTGGTGATTATTGAGTAA
- the accC gene encoding acetyl-CoA carboxylase biotin carboxylase subunit: MFDKILIANRGEIALRILRACKELGIATVAVHSTADADAMHVRLSDESVCIGPPPSKDSYLNVPALLAACEITGADAVHPGYGFLSENARFAEILSEHNLHFIGPKAEHIRLMGDKIEAKKTAKRLGIPVVPGSDGGVGPEDDAMAIAKKIGFPVLVKAAAGGGGRGMKVAQSEADLALALQTAANEAKSAFGDASVYLEKYLQKPRHIEIQILGDGRGGAIHLGERDCSLQRRHQKVWEEGPSPVLAAAARAKIGETCAKAMREMKYLGVGTIEFLYEDGEFYFIEMNTRIQVEHPVTESITDIDLVLEQIRIAAGGDLPAKQSEVQIIGHAIECRINAENPQTFRPSPGRISQYHPPGGLGVRIDSAVYQGYTIPPYYDSLVGKLIVHGKTRSECLMRLRRALDEMVVEGIETTLPLFRDLVRQPAIIDGDYHIHWLEQYLAGQVDPGGK; the protein is encoded by the coding sequence ATGTTCGACAAGATCCTCATAGCCAATCGCGGCGAGATCGCCCTTCGCATCCTGCGGGCCTGCAAGGAGCTCGGGATCGCGACCGTCGCCGTGCACTCCACCGCCGACGCCGACGCCATGCATGTGCGCCTGTCCGACGAGAGCGTGTGCATCGGGCCGCCGCCCTCGAAGGACAGCTATCTCAACGTGCCGGCGCTGTTGGCAGCCTGCGAGATCACCGGCGCGGATGCGGTCCATCCCGGCTACGGTTTCCTGTCGGAGAATGCGCGCTTCGCGGAAATCCTCTCCGAACACAATCTGCATTTCATCGGGCCGAAGGCCGAGCACATCCGGCTGATGGGCGACAAGATCGAGGCCAAGAAAACCGCCAAGCGGCTCGGTATCCCGGTCGTGCCCGGCTCCGACGGCGGCGTCGGCCCCGAAGACGACGCGATGGCGATCGCGAAGAAGATCGGCTTTCCCGTGCTGGTGAAGGCGGCGGCGGGCGGTGGCGGCCGCGGCATGAAGGTCGCGCAAAGCGAGGCTGACCTGGCCCTGGCGCTGCAGACCGCGGCCAACGAGGCCAAATCCGCCTTCGGCGACGCCTCGGTCTACCTCGAGAAATATCTCCAGAAGCCGCGCCACATCGAGATCCAGATTCTCGGGGACGGCCGCGGCGGCGCGATCCATCTCGGCGAGCGCGACTGCTCACTGCAACGCCGGCACCAGAAGGTCTGGGAGGAAGGTCCCTCGCCCGTTCTCGCCGCCGCTGCACGGGCGAAGATCGGCGAGACCTGCGCGAAGGCGATGCGCGAGATGAAATATCTCGGCGTCGGCACCATCGAATTCCTCTACGAGGATGGCGAGTTCTACTTCATCGAGATGAACACCCGCATCCAGGTCGAGCATCCCGTCACCGAGAGCATCACCGACATCGACCTCGTGCTGGAGCAGATCCGCATCGCCGCAGGCGGCGATCTGCCGGCCAAACAGAGCGAGGTCCAGATCATCGGCCACGCGATCGAGTGCCGCATCAACGCCGAAAACCCGCAGACCTTCCGCCCCTCGCCCGGCCGGATCTCGCAATATCACCCGCCCGGCGGGCTTGGCGTCCGCATCGATTCCGCGGTCTATCAGGGTTACACCATCCCGCCCTATTACGATTCCCTGGTCGGCAAGTTGATCGTGCATGGCAAGACCCGCAGCGAGTGCCTGATGCGGCTGCGCCGGGCACTCGACGAGATGGTGGTCGAGGGCATCGAGACCACGCTGCCGCTGTTCCGGGACCTGGTCCGTCAACCCGCCATCATCGACGGCGACTACCACATCCACTGGCTGGAACAGTATCTCGCCGGCCAGGTCGATCCCGGCGGGAAATAA
- a CDS encoding CHASE3 domain-containing protein: protein MTAEAQRLRALWQILLFTAGLLVLTWISAGSVYLVNKAREDSKWVIHTIEVENQVNALLLQVRRAESSARGYLLTLGPEFLSDHDAAVAAIPQALDKLTRQIGDNPAQRASIAKLREAVEARLEQFSREMDLVKRGEPDSAAALLRQAAASNSTNAIQEVATSMIAEEERLFSLRSANADRSQTLAASLTGIGSGLVVVLALLSIWLVRRSAGARDQAETRLRDANVNLEATVDERTADLREANDEIQRFAYIVSHDLRSPLVNIMGFTSELEELGKDIFGRIGSLTRVPADGPPLAPDTPGGIALEAQDVQLSQDFSEALGFIKSSIAKMDRLISAILNLTREGRREFQPVKIDTRELIETVVSTLAHQAAEAHAEIHVEPLPNIVSDRLALEQIFSNLIDNAIKYLKSGVPGEIRIRGRTKLGYAIFEISDNGRGIDPKDHQRIFELFRRAGTQDRPGQGIGLAHVRALVRRLGGTMSVSSELNTGSTFTITLPIAWNTGNRNRDR, encoded by the coding sequence GTGACCGCCGAGGCGCAACGGCTGCGCGCGCTTTGGCAGATCCTGCTGTTCACGGCGGGACTCCTGGTGCTGACCTGGATCAGCGCGGGGTCCGTCTACCTCGTCAACAAGGCGCGGGAAGACAGCAAATGGGTGATCCACACCATCGAGGTGGAAAATCAGGTGAATGCCCTGCTTCTGCAGGTTCGCCGCGCCGAGAGCAGCGCGCGCGGCTATCTTCTGACCCTCGGCCCCGAATTCCTCAGCGATCATGATGCGGCGGTGGCGGCCATCCCGCAGGCGCTCGACAAGCTCACCCGACAGATCGGCGACAACCCGGCACAACGTGCGAGCATCGCCAAGCTCCGCGAAGCTGTCGAAGCCCGGCTTGAGCAATTTTCGCGCGAAATGGATCTGGTCAAGCGGGGCGAACCGGACAGTGCCGCCGCGCTGCTCCGCCAGGCCGCCGCGTCCAATTCGACCAATGCCATCCAGGAGGTGGCAACATCGATGATTGCGGAGGAAGAGCGGCTGTTCTCGCTCCGCTCGGCGAATGCCGATCGCAGCCAGACGCTGGCGGCCTCGCTGACCGGGATCGGCTCCGGCCTCGTGGTCGTGCTCGCCCTGCTCTCGATCTGGCTGGTGCGGCGCTCGGCGGGCGCGCGCGACCAGGCCGAAACGCGCCTGCGCGATGCCAACGTGAACCTGGAGGCGACCGTCGACGAGCGCACGGCAGACCTGCGCGAAGCCAACGACGAGATCCAGCGCTTTGCCTATATCGTCAGCCATGACCTGCGCTCGCCGCTGGTCAACATCATGGGCTTCACCAGCGAGCTCGAGGAATTGGGCAAGGACATCTTCGGCCGCATCGGCAGCCTCACCCGCGTTCCGGCCGATGGGCCGCCGTTAGCACCCGATACTCCCGGCGGGATCGCACTCGAAGCTCAGGACGTCCAGCTTTCGCAGGATTTTTCCGAGGCGCTCGGCTTCATCAAATCGTCGATCGCCAAGATGGACCGCCTGATCTCGGCGATCCTCAATCTGACCCGCGAGGGCCGGCGCGAATTCCAGCCCGTCAAGATCGACACGCGTGAGCTGATCGAGACCGTCGTGTCGACGCTGGCGCATCAGGCGGCCGAAGCGCACGCCGAAATTCATGTCGAACCGCTGCCCAACATCGTCAGCGACCGCCTTGCGCTGGAGCAGATTTTTTCCAATCTGATCGACAACGCGATCAAATATCTCAAGAGCGGAGTTCCCGGCGAAATCAGAATCCGCGGGCGGACCAAGCTCGGTTACGCTATCTTCGAGATCAGCGACAACGGTCGGGGCATCGATCCGAAGGACCATCAACGGATATTCGAGCTGTTCCGCCGCGCGGGAACCCAAGACAGGCCGGGCCAGGGCATAGGCCTCGCCCACGTGCGTGCACTTGTGCGTCGTCTTGGGGGCACCATGTCGGTATCGTCGGAACTGAACACAGGCAGTACATTCACGATCACGCTGCCTATCGCCTGGAACACCGGCAATCGGAACAGAGATCGATGA
- a CDS encoding sensor histidine kinase, with translation MNQRMPTLLYIDDDDALARLVDRGLTRRGYKVVHAASGEQGLERIRRAESEGRIDVVALDQYMPGLDGLETLEQIMAIPDAPPVVFVTASQDSSIAVTALKAGAADYLVKDVRGDFIPLLHVAAEGALRQAEVQRAREEAEAEVHASRDRYAALAAERELLLREVNHRVGNSLQIIASLLHLQANSAAQDEVKAALTNAMGRVAAVAQVHRRLYTSQDLKSVVLNQYLDSLLEDLRRSAEGNRMSRLTLKAEPIEIDPDRAVAVGIIVNELVMNAVKYAYPDGAGPIHVELTSRGDDLLLSITDDGVGDKAKADPRSTGMGQRIVAAMASKLDATVERDPTHAGTRIILRFRRVPAAPGAVNSAAAS, from the coding sequence ATGAATCAGCGAATGCCAACACTCCTCTATATCGACGACGACGACGCGCTGGCGCGCCTGGTCGATCGCGGCCTGACGCGGCGCGGCTACAAGGTCGTCCATGCCGCAAGCGGCGAGCAAGGCCTGGAGCGCATTCGCCGTGCGGAGAGCGAGGGCCGCATCGACGTCGTCGCGCTTGACCAGTACATGCCGGGCCTCGACGGGCTCGAGACGCTCGAGCAGATCATGGCGATTCCTGATGCACCGCCGGTGGTGTTCGTCACCGCTTCGCAGGATTCCAGCATCGCCGTCACCGCCCTCAAGGCGGGCGCGGCCGACTATCTGGTCAAGGATGTCAGGGGCGACTTCATCCCGCTGCTGCATGTCGCAGCCGAAGGCGCGCTGCGCCAGGCCGAGGTGCAGCGGGCGCGCGAGGAAGCCGAGGCCGAGGTCCATGCTTCGCGCGACCGCTACGCGGCGCTCGCCGCCGAGCGCGAGCTGTTGCTGCGCGAGGTCAACCACCGCGTCGGCAATTCGCTCCAGATCATCGCCTCGCTCCTGCACTTGCAGGCGAACTCCGCCGCGCAGGACGAGGTCAAGGCGGCGCTGACCAATGCGATGGGCCGTGTCGCTGCCGTTGCCCAGGTGCACCGCCGGCTCTACACCTCGCAGGATCTCAAGAGCGTGGTGCTGAACCAGTATCTGGACTCGCTGCTCGAGGATCTGCGCCGCTCGGCCGAAGGCAACCGGATGTCGCGCCTGACGTTGAAAGCCGAGCCGATCGAGATTGATCCGGACCGTGCGGTCGCCGTCGGCATCATCGTCAACGAGCTGGTGATGAACGCGGTGAAATATGCTTATCCGGACGGCGCCGGCCCCATTCATGTCGAGTTGACCTCGCGGGGCGATGATCTCCTGCTCTCGATCACCGACGACGGCGTCGGCGACAAGGCGAAGGCCGATCCGCGCTCCACGGGCATGGGCCAGCGCATCGTCGCAGCCATGGCCTCCAAGCTGGACGCCACGGTGGAGCGCGATCCCACGCATGCCGGAACCCGCATCATCCTGAGATTCCGTCGCGTGCCCGCTGCGCCCGGCGCTGTGAACAGCGCGGCAGCAAGTTGA
- the aat gene encoding leucyl/phenylalanyl-tRNA--protein transferase: protein MTSRDSASSEITPAVLLRAYACGIFPMAESADDPTLFWVEPELRGVIPLDGFRVTSRLARTVRSDAFRVTVNTAFKATIAGCAAPQAGREDTWINKRIRDLYGGLHELGHCHSVEAWQGDDLVGGLYGVSLGRAFFGESMFHTARDASKVALVHLVARLIHGGFELLDTQYVTEHLKSFGAAEISRRRYTGLLDKALAGEPGDFLKLPVDQPIPGARALEIIASRQ from the coding sequence ATGACTTCGCGCGACTCCGCCTCGTCTGAAATCACGCCGGCCGTGCTGCTGCGCGCCTATGCCTGCGGCATCTTTCCGATGGCCGAGAGCGCCGATGATCCGACCCTGTTCTGGGTCGAGCCGGAACTGCGCGGCGTGATTCCGCTCGACGGTTTTCGCGTTACGTCACGGCTGGCCCGCACGGTGCGCTCCGATGCGTTTCGCGTCACCGTCAACACCGCGTTCAAGGCGACGATCGCCGGCTGCGCCGCGCCGCAGGCCGGACGCGAGGACACCTGGATCAACAAGCGCATCCGCGACCTCTATGGCGGGCTGCACGAGCTCGGCCACTGCCACAGCGTCGAAGCCTGGCAGGGCGACGATCTCGTCGGCGGCCTCTACGGCGTGAGCCTGGGGCGCGCCTTCTTCGGCGAGAGCATGTTCCACACCGCGCGCGATGCGTCCAAGGTCGCGCTGGTGCATCTGGTGGCGCGGCTGATCCATGGCGGCTTCGAGCTGCTCGACACGCAATATGTCACCGAGCATCTGAAGAGCTTTGGTGCGGCGGAGATTTCGCGGCGGCGCTACACCGGCCTGCTCGACAAGGCGCTCGCCGGCGAGCCCGGCGATTTCCTCAAGCTGCCTGTAGATCAGCCGATCCCGGGTGCACGCGCGCTCGAGATCATCGCCTCGCGGCAATAG
- a CDS encoding DUF2155 domain-containing protein — protein sequence MSDKPDSLLKPREIMFRTISLTGLAALLAATALTVATPAQAQIGTIFSDPPPLRPPGSIPRGGQPLPQPTPDDDEEVPELPPQGRVLPSRPMPPPSRQGNVMPGPVETQPLAPPPGSSVAPPNQPPAVAVAPPNPQGAPGTTPGAPGQRQPQQKGGTQQGAVPQAPASLQPGDEVVTEPPAQKIVNKKATFSGLDKITGRIINFDEDIGETVQFGALRVKTDACYTRPATEATNTDAFVEVDEITLQGEVKRIFSGWMYAASPGLHGVEHPIYDIWLTDCKEPQQTIATAAPDPASKPATPPPPPPAQKKAAPRQAVQQRPPQPLPPPQQPQAAPPPPPPPEQRPGLFGFPGFGR from the coding sequence ATGTCCGACAAGCCCGATTCGCTGTTGAAGCCGCGCGAGATAATGTTCCGAACCATTAGCCTGACAGGTCTTGCGGCGCTTCTGGCCGCCACCGCTTTGACGGTGGCGACGCCGGCGCAGGCGCAGATCGGCACGATTTTCTCCGATCCGCCGCCACTGCGGCCGCCAGGCAGCATCCCGCGCGGCGGACAGCCCTTGCCGCAGCCCACTCCCGACGACGATGAAGAGGTGCCGGAGCTGCCGCCGCAGGGCCGCGTGCTGCCGTCGCGCCCGATGCCGCCGCCGAGCCGGCAAGGCAATGTGATGCCCGGTCCGGTCGAGACCCAGCCGCTGGCGCCGCCGCCGGGCTCAAGCGTTGCCCCGCCGAACCAGCCGCCGGCCGTGGCGGTCGCACCGCCCAATCCGCAAGGTGCGCCGGGCACAACTCCCGGAGCGCCCGGCCAGCGCCAGCCCCAGCAAAAGGGCGGGACCCAGCAGGGCGCCGTGCCGCAGGCGCCGGCCAGCCTCCAGCCGGGCGATGAGGTCGTCACCGAGCCGCCGGCGCAGAAGATCGTGAACAAGAAGGCGACCTTCTCCGGCCTCGACAAGATCACCGGACGCATCATCAATTTCGATGAGGATATCGGCGAGACCGTGCAGTTCGGCGCGCTGCGCGTCAAAACCGACGCCTGCTACACGCGCCCGGCGACTGAAGCCACCAACACCGACGCCTTTGTCGAGGTCGACGAGATCACCTTGCAGGGCGAAGTGAAGCGGATCTTCTCGGGCTGGATGTATGCCGCGAGCCCCGGCCTGCACGGCGTCGAGCACCCGATCTACGACATCTGGCTGACCGACTGCAAAGAGCCGCAGCAGACCATTGCGACCGCGGCACCGGATCCGGCGTCCAAGCCTGCGACCCCACCGCCGCCGCCGCCGGCGCAGAAGAAGGCCGCGCCCAGGCAGGCCGTGCAGCAGCGTCCGCCGCAGCCTCTGCCGCCACCGCAGCAGCCGCAGGCGGCCCCGCCGCCACCTCCGCCGCCGGAGCAGCGGCCGGGCCTGTTTGGTTTCCCGGGTTTCGGCCGGTAG
- a CDS encoding alpha/beta hydrolase, which produces MPVVLDADAAAVYKAFQEAGRPAYETLTAAEARAYYAQARFATNPEPPELARVAPLSIPAPHGVIPARLYVPREARQQDGLAPALVFFHGGGWVIGDLESHDVVCRQLADAGALIVIAIDYRLAPEHKFPAAVEDAITATKWIAAHARELGIDAARLSIGGDSAGGNLAAVTALAARDGAGPAIAGQLLIYPATDFAMTHGSHSEPETSVLLTHSVIRWFRDHYLNGSADIHDWRASPARATMLAGLPPAYVLTAGADPLRDEGDEYAARLKQAGVSVTTRHVPGQFHGFFTMGKLLQQANVAVSEIGAWLKGLG; this is translated from the coding sequence ATGCCCGTCGTGCTCGATGCCGATGCCGCCGCCGTCTACAAGGCGTTCCAAGAGGCCGGCCGGCCCGCCTACGAGACGCTGACGGCAGCCGAGGCGCGGGCCTATTACGCTCAGGCCCGCTTTGCGACCAATCCCGAGCCGCCCGAGCTTGCGCGCGTCGCGCCGCTGTCGATCCCGGCGCCGCATGGCGTGATCCCGGCGCGCCTCTACGTGCCGAGGGAGGCGCGCCAGCAGGACGGGTTGGCGCCGGCGCTGGTGTTCTTCCATGGCGGCGGCTGGGTGATCGGCGATCTCGAGTCCCACGATGTCGTCTGCCGGCAGCTGGCCGACGCCGGCGCGCTGATCGTGATCGCGATCGATTATCGCCTCGCGCCCGAGCACAAATTTCCCGCCGCTGTCGAGGATGCGATCACCGCGACCAAATGGATCGCCGCGCATGCGCGCGAGCTTGGCATTGACGCCGCGCGCCTCTCGATCGGCGGCGACAGCGCCGGCGGAAACTTGGCGGCGGTCACGGCGCTGGCCGCGCGCGACGGCGCCGGTCCCGCGATCGCAGGCCAGCTGCTGATCTATCCGGCCACCGATTTCGCCATGACGCACGGCTCGCACAGCGAGCCCGAAACCAGCGTGCTGCTGACGCACTCTGTGATCCGCTGGTTTCGCGACCACTATCTCAATGGTAGCGCCGACATCCACGACTGGCGCGCCTCGCCGGCGCGCGCCACGATGCTGGCCGGCCTGCCGCCGGCTTATGTGCTGACCGCCGGCGCCGATCCCCTGCGCGACGAAGGCGACGAATATGCCGCGCGCCTGAAGCAGGCGGGCGTGAGCGTCACCACCCGGCACGTCCCCGGCCAATTCCACGGCTTCTTCACCATGGGCAAGCTGCTGCAACAGGCCAATGTTGCCGTCAGCGAGATCGGCGCGTGGCTGAAGGGGTTGGGCTGA
- a CDS encoding Na+-dependent transporter, with translation MAAVVRTIFALPLRALSWLGSQGTRAVATIVFIAVAVPPLGALLRPYLTAAILALLCISFMRVDLTALYSHLRRPALVATATAWTTIGVPLIVGLIAHATGLDSHAPGLFLAMMLQGMASPMMAAPALAALMGLDATLVLVALVTATAVVPFTASLFAGLFLGGVLSISPLALGAKLLGILAISLFAATMIRWIFGAEAIQRHKQPIDGFNIVILFIFASAIMGDVAHDFVGDPLFTIGIAALAFAVYFTLLAVTTLLFRRIGYERALALGLMVSQRNLGLMLAATAGALPPTTWLYFALTQFPIHLAPYLLTPIARRLTARIDTAKAAAPGSAN, from the coding sequence ATGGCCGCCGTTGTTCGAACCATCTTCGCCCTTCCCCTGCGCGCCCTGAGCTGGCTCGGGAGCCAGGGCACCCGCGCGGTGGCGACAATCGTGTTCATCGCGGTCGCGGTGCCGCCGCTCGGCGCGCTGCTGCGCCCCTATCTCACCGCGGCGATCCTCGCCCTGCTCTGCATCTCCTTCATGCGGGTCGATCTGACGGCGCTCTACAGCCATCTGCGTCGGCCGGCGCTGGTGGCGACCGCCACAGCCTGGACCACGATCGGCGTGCCGCTGATCGTCGGGCTGATCGCGCATGCGACCGGGCTCGACAGCCATGCGCCCGGCCTGTTCCTCGCCATGATGCTGCAGGGCATGGCCTCGCCGATGATGGCAGCACCCGCGCTCGCAGCCCTGATGGGCCTCGATGCCACGCTGGTGCTGGTCGCGCTGGTGACGGCGACCGCCGTGGTGCCCTTCACGGCATCGCTGTTCGCCGGCCTGTTCCTCGGCGGCGTGCTCAGCATCTCGCCGCTCGCGCTCGGCGCAAAGCTGCTCGGCATCCTCGCGATATCGCTGTTCGCCGCGACGATGATCCGCTGGATCTTCGGTGCTGAGGCGATCCAGCGCCACAAGCAGCCGATCGACGGCTTCAACATCGTCATCCTCTTCATCTTCGCATCCGCGATCATGGGCGATGTGGCGCATGACTTTGTCGGCGACCCCCTGTTCACGATCGGCATCGCGGCGCTCGCCTTTGCGGTCTATTTCACGCTGCTCGCCGTCACCACGCTGCTGTTCCGCCGCATCGGCTACGAGCGCGCGCTGGCGCTTGGCCTGATGGTGTCACAGCGCAATCTCGGCCTGATGCTGGCGGCAACCGCCGGCGCGCTGCCGCCCACGACCTGGCTCTATTTCGCGCTGACGCAGTTTCCGATTCACCTTGCGCCCTACCTGCTGACGCCAATCGCGCGGCGGCTGACGGCGCGCATCGATACGGCCAAAGCGGCGGCCCCAGGCAGCGCAAATTGA
- a CDS encoding LysR substrate-binding domain-containing protein → MARRPANISSLPLNALRSFEAAARHLSLTKAGLELRVSQAAVSQQVRILEESLRVKLFRRLTRGLALTEEGEALLPAISDAFSRINQVLDRFENGRMREMLTVGVVGTFASGWLLPRLKSFTSSHPHIDIRIFANNNRVDLGGEGLDYAIRFGDGAWHGTNAERLVDAHFTPMCAPNVAKRLRNPVDLHKEVLLRSYRVGEWAQWFDVVECRQPRMTGPTFDSSVSLAHAAAQGAGVALLPIVLFSDDLSRQRLVCPYDSQVYLGSYWLSSLKSKKLSPAMKAFRDWILAECKKKRARHP, encoded by the coding sequence GTGGCCCGCCGCCCTGCCAACATTTCCAGTCTGCCCCTGAACGCGCTGCGCTCCTTCGAAGCCGCCGCGCGGCATCTCAGCCTCACCAAGGCCGGTCTCGAACTTCGGGTGTCTCAGGCTGCCGTGAGCCAGCAGGTCCGGATTCTGGAAGAGAGTCTGCGCGTAAAGCTTTTCAGGCGCTTGACTCGCGGGCTGGCTCTTACGGAAGAAGGCGAGGCGCTGCTGCCGGCGATCTCGGACGCATTCAGCCGGATCAACCAGGTCCTGGACCGGTTCGAAAACGGTCGAATGCGCGAAATGCTGACGGTTGGCGTGGTCGGAACCTTCGCGTCCGGCTGGCTCCTTCCGCGCCTCAAGAGCTTTACCTCGAGCCATCCGCACATCGATATCAGGATCTTTGCGAATAATAATCGTGTCGACCTTGGCGGCGAAGGACTGGACTACGCCATTCGATTTGGCGACGGCGCCTGGCACGGGACGAACGCCGAGCGGCTGGTCGATGCCCATTTCACGCCGATGTGTGCGCCAAATGTGGCAAAGCGACTCAGGAACCCGGTCGACCTACATAAGGAGGTGCTGTTGCGGTCGTATCGGGTGGGCGAGTGGGCGCAATGGTTCGATGTGGTGGAATGCAGGCAACCTCGAATGACCGGCCCGACCTTCGATTCATCCGTCTCCTTGGCGCACGCGGCAGCTCAAGGCGCCGGGGTAGCGCTGTTGCCGATCGTCTTGTTTTCGGACGATCTCTCGCGCCAGCGACTGGTCTGTCCCTATGACAGTCAAGTCTACCTCGGATCGTATTGGCTCTCATCCCTGAAATCAAAAAAGCTGTCGCCAGCGATGAAAGCGTTCCGCGACTGGATATTGGCAGAGTGCAAGAAAAAGAGAGCGCGCCATCCATGA